A single genomic interval of Dromiciops gliroides isolate mDroGli1 chromosome 1, mDroGli1.pri, whole genome shotgun sequence harbors:
- the CDC37 gene encoding hsp90 co-chaperone Cdc37 yields the protein MVDYSVWDHIEVSDDEDETHPNIDTASLFRWRHQARVERMEQFQKEKEELDKGCRECKRKVAECQRKLKELEVAEPKGGQAEVQRLQAEAQQLRKEEKSWEQKLDELRKKEKNMPWNVDTLSKDGFSKSVFNIKPDKEEDSEEQKEQKHKTFVEKYEKQIKHFGMLRRWDDSQKYLSENPHLVCEETANYLVIWCIDLEVEEKCALMEQVAHQTIVMQFILELAKSLKVDPRACFRQFFTKIKTADQQYMEGFTDELESFKERVRGRAKVRIEKAMKEYEEEERKKRLGPGGLDPVEVYEALPVELQKCFDIKDVQMLQDTISKMDPTEAKYHMQRCIDSGLWVPNAKAAGGQEKGEDEAPASDLVGEARKGRVEEEEKGNV from the exons GCACGAGTGGAGCGCATGGAACAGtttcagaaggagaaagaggagctAGACAAAGGATGCAGGGAGTGTAAACGGAAGGTGGCCGAATGTCAACGGAAACTGAAGGAGCTGGAGGTGGCCGAGCCCAAAGGTGGCCAAGCAGAGGTGCAAAGACTCCAGGCCGAGGCCCAGCAGCTGCGGAAGGAGGAGAAGAGCTGGGAGCAAAAGCTTGACGAACTGCGCAAGAAGGAGAAAAACATGCCATGGAACGTAGACACGCTGAGCAAAGATGGCTTCAGCAAA AGTGTGTTCAATATTAAGCCAGACAAGGAAGAGGATTCTGAGGAGCAGAAAGAACAGAAGCACAAGACCTTTGTAGAGAAGTATGAGAAGCAGATTAAGCATTTTG GCATGCTTCGGCGCTGGGATGACAGCCAGAAGTACCTGTCAGAAAACCCCCACCTGGTCTGCGAGGAGACTGCCAACTACCTGGTCATCTGGTGCATCGACCTAGAAGTAGAGGAG aaaTGTGCCCTCATGGAACAAGTGGCTCATCAGACAATTGTTATGCAATTCATTCTGGAGCTGGCCAAGAGCCTGAAGGTCGATCCCCGGGCTTGCTTCAGGCAATTCTTCACAAAAATCAAG ACGGCTGACCAACAGTACATGGAAGGCTTCACAGATGAACTGGAGTCCTTCAAAGAGCGTGTGAGAGGCCGTGCCAAGGTGCGGATTGAGAAGGCTATGAAGGAGTACGAGGAGGAAGAGCGGAAGAAGCGCCTGGGCCCTGGGGGCTTAGACCCTGTGGAGGTCTATGAGGCATTGCCTGTG GAGCTCCAGAAATGCTTTGACATTAAGGATGTACAGATGCTGCAAGACACCATCAGCAAAATGGACCCTACG GAAGCAAAATATCACATGCAACGTTGCATCGACTCAGGCCTCTGGGTCCCCAATGCCAAGGCAGCCGGAGggcaagagaaaggagaggatgaAGCCCCAGCTTCAGACCTTGTGGGTGAGGCCAGGAAGGGCAGGGtcgaagaggaagaaaaagggaacgTCTGA